The DNA region TTAAATGCTCTTCcaccagtcaggtcctaaactttggataaaagtgtctgttaCATCAggatccatttcctgagaggggtgtggtcaggggcggagtcagacagcttatcAACATTTACATacacagtcacagaaacagctcattctgagcagggctgaaacaaagggggtttttagacatgcaaacattcaatactggagtattttttcatcaacaaacttcacaggcatgcttgggggacctctgagaccgacaTAAGCtggtcttaaaagggtaaaatatgtctgctttaaagaggaagagaggaaaccACAATGACATCAGCTATATCCATGGAATGTCTCTGCTCCCTTGTTTCACATGGTTTGTGGCGATGTtagtttctctctctttcacagttgATGCATaatcttgtattttttcttatttcttttaagAGCAGTGTATTATCATGAGTGATGTGATCACTtaccatcatcaccaaagacaGTTTGGATGCAGAGAAACATCAGACATCAGTGAAGAGACTTCATCCAGGTAAGATCTGCTCACTGAAACATCTCTGAACTGTCATCTTATTACAAACACAGTTTAAAGGATTTAGATGTTAGACACAGTTTGATGACTTATTAATATAAATCCAAGCGTGTCTCTGTGATAGCCTGCAGGATTGTTTGAGTATCTCTCAGTATCAGCATCCTCCTCCATGATTCAAATGCTGTCAGATCTGAATCTGAAATATTACACTGTTCTGACTTTATCAAACACACTGATGATGACGGTAAACACTACAGAGTAGGGCTGTAACGCTCCACAGAGGTCACAGAGGTCACAGAGGTCACGGTTCAGTACAGGTTTGGTTTATGGtgacaagactaggttaaagcTAGTATACGGCTGACCACTACTATCTGGGATGTCTGAATTGTGTGTTTAGGTAAAGTGATGAAGAGGCAACATTTATGGAAATGATCTCTTAGAAGAATTTTCTCTTGTAGTGATTTAATCAGTGATGTAATGTTATATATAatttaattattataattaaataataatctAATTCCTTGTATGACCTGACTATAAAGATTTTAGATGgcacacatttttctttcttaaaaaaatctgctaTTGACATCTAAATATGagcttttacttttactagtgttaattttgtggactgaaacaatgactaaaaatgctctgataatttgtgaatgacccctgacatcagtgtttggtACGTCCCATTCCACAGGATAAGTGAAGTCTGTAATGTTCTCagatttacagacatttctaaagGAAAACATGAgagtgctgcatggctgcagtgatgaacaTGCTCagtggatttttatttcttaactcAGACTAAAATGCAGTGTTGTGAACATCACACTCTGCAGGTGACGTTTGCTTCATGTGTCCTTCTGTTAACCAGAGTTTATAACAGACAACAAAAGggcttttctctttctctctgtataTTTATGAACATGTTTCAGATCTGTAGCGTGCTGTCCTTGACTCATACACTGGTGAAATATCTCCTCTAACTTCCATCACCCATGGAGGTCGTCTAAGTCAGCTGTGCTGATCtacagctgatcagacagagggagagagagaaagtcgAGGTTCCTCCAGTTCATGTAGAAATGGAAATTATGGAAGTTAAATATGAAGCTCTCCTGTTACTCTTAACTGAAGAGAATAGCCAATGTGTGTCAAAACTTTGTTAGCAATCTCAAACACAGCctctatgatttttttcaaccataaaaggagcagaaaaagctgcatggactgtaaaaaacaataatttccctctaaattacagagatgctcATTCATACAGGATAAGTTTCACCTGTGGACTTCTGTGGGCTGAAATATGGTCAATCATTTGCTCTGGAAATTTTACTccacaaattacagacatggttgatTTCATACTGGAGTGAGATCACAGACGTCCTGCATGATTATTACAAATGACCAGAGGTTCATGGGTAATACTAGTCCCATATGAATAGGACATAAGACCTGCTAAAAAAGATCTTTGATGTTTTTCCTGATGTTTATACTTCACATTTAactgggaaagctcccacagaaagtgtttggaaagggcaggacttttccaagAATTCTTGAAAAgatgattggaggaacgttaaTGATTTTGGACCTTAATCTTATAATTTTAGAGATGTTtctcatgactgaaatttggcctggtggtccAAAACACAGTGGTTTGTCCTGCAACAAACCTaagtaaagatgtttttatccctttacaggaacttttttTACAGGAAGATTTTGTCTAAATCTTGATCTCTGTGATTTCAGGTTTCACTCTGAAGAATGGCAAACATCTCTGATAACAACACCCTCCTGAATGAGGATTATGAAAATGTCGAATCCATCATGCATGTAGTGACATGCATCATCATTTGTATCGGTCTCCCTTTGTTACTCATGGCCATCTATGCTCTCTGCTCTCTGGTAtgtgttttatgtctttatttatttgtgtataaaatataaattatataaaagATGTCTGTGatgatatgaaacatttcagtgtaacAAATAtgtgcaaccaaaaaaaaaagcagaaatcaggaaggggtcAAATACATCTGAAGGCACTGTCTACCTGTATGCAGGTAAGACTGATTCttgcttgtttatttcattattatgtcCGGAGAAGGCTCATGGGCTAGACATTCCTACTGTTTACATGGTGATTTAAGATAATGATGGACACTTTACAAAGTCAAATATGCTCCAAGGTTTGGGACAGCTGATTGGGCCGTGGTCGGCCATCATGTCCCCTACACTACACCAGAAACAGCGTACGATGGAGCTGAAAGTTGGCCTGACTTCAAAGTGAGTCGTGTTACTCAAACATGGTGTATGAATCAGGAGAAAACTGCACAGTGTACAACTGGTTAAAAAGGATGCTAATCCATGTGTAGCATGATGCTAACAGAATACAGTAGAAAATCTCATAGAGAAACCTATCCACTGGTCCATCAGCTCCCTGATCCCCCGTTTTTTACACACTACTGGGTCTATCTATCTGATTAGCTTTTTTACTGACTACCATAAAAGGTGATGCTCGTCCCATAAACTTCAgctgacttttaaagtcatactaCTTCTGAACTaatctttatttctgttgtagTTCATGTAGATCCCATCAGTGATGCTCAGTAGGTACAGGGAGGAGAAGCTGACAGCTTGTGTAAATAAACTCCAGACATAGAGAATGAgatttgactgaaaatgtaGACAAGGCTGTTACTGCAGTAGCTGTGCAGAGGTTGATGTCCGTTCTGGATGGAGGACTTCAGAACATGTTTATAACTTCTtctcttctgtttctgtttctataTTTTCCTCAGGTAAAGAATGGTCATGTGGCTCCAATCTACATCATCAACCTTCTCATATCTGACCTCATTCAGTTCTGCTGTATAATCGCTTTGGAGACAGAACCTGAGGAAGAGAAGATAATATTAATTCTGAGCTGTGTTTACGATTGTGGCCTATTCAGCAGTGTTTGTTTCATGGTGTGTATTTCACTGGAAAGGTAACTATCTATTTAAATAGTATTAAATATAATATTTCTGTAGTATTGTGCATCTTTTTAGAGATAATATTTCCATCCTGTTTTGCAGATATTTGCTCATCGCCCACCCACTGTGGTACCGCTTCAGACGAACCATCAGGATCTCTGTGGTGGTCTGTGTTGTAGTCTGGATCATATCTCTTGTGTTGATTTTTACTGTGTTCTTCTGGGTTACTGGCTTTGTTGCACGAATTATCCTCTCCATCTTCCTCATCATTCCCTTCCCACTGTTCATATTCTTCCTAACTGGGACCCTCAGAGCTCTCTCTACTTCTGTCTCAGTCCCCTCTGATGAAAAACGGAGAATCGTGGCAATCTTAGTCCTGGTGCTGCTGATTTATACTCTGCTGTTCCTGCCTTACATTATTGACCtcactgcagaaacatacaTCTCTAATATCACTCTATGTCTCCTGTCCAACATGTCTCTAAAGCTGAGTCCACTTGCAGACTTACTTCTGtatgttttcatcaaaaaagagACCTTTGCGAAGCTTTGGACCTCTGTGTGCTGTTGCAGAAAGGAGAACAATGACAccaacaacatcaacacaatCAGTCTAGACCACATGTAGACCAGTGGTTATCAGTTAGGGGGGCGGAGCCTAGAAGTAGCTCATTGATCTGTTTTCAGAAGGTCACAAATATGGGGGCCAGAAGTTATGGATGTCTGAGTGAGTTAGCCATGTATATATTTgatttactccattttcctaTAATAAGGAGTAAATTTAGGTTGTTTCTCCAACATCCCACTTATGTAAATCATTTAACTCTGTTGTTGATAAACATGCACCCTTCCAAAACCACTGAGTGAAAAATAGGAACACTCCCTGGTTCTCTGCTGAAATCTCAGCTCTGCTGAGAGAGAGGCGTACTGGTGAGCCCAGTCACTGGGTTGAATTTAGGCGCATTAGAAATAAATGTACCTCCACAATAAGGAaggctaaaatgaatttttatttgattcttGTTCCCAATCCCCACTCTAACCCCTCAAAATTCTGGAGGACGACAAATTCTCTTAATCAGAAGTCCTCCCCCTCATTACCTCGCAAATGTAAAACCAGACTTTATTACACTCACAGATGGTGTTCCTCAAGGTTCTGTCCTTGGTCCAGTGCTTTTCACCCTTTATATAAATGATATTGTGTTGGCAGTTTCAAACTGTAAAATTCAtctgtatgcagatgacacaactTTGTACTGCACTGCTGATGATGTACAGTCTGCTGTGGGTTTGCTTCAGAGCTGCTTTACACTGATAAAAATTTTCTACTAGATCTGCTTAAAAAAATCTAGGCAACTTTTtgcatcatttatttatgttgaagaagcaagattgttttttgtttgaacTACTTACTTAtctttttacatgaaaaataaaatccaagtAAAGTGAACTTGATTTTATTATGAAGATCAAACAAAGCTAGTCTTTctataaactagaaaagcacttggagagcgaaGACCTCCGCTATTAGCTGTACCTCCCGTTGGTGAAGAACCCTTTAAGAAATTCCTGGaaccatccccatgtgccccctaCCACAGCATTTGCTGATTGCATCCGCCCCAGTGGGGTAGAAATACGGTGAGGTAAAATATTGGCTTCATAACAGgaggactgtcatggcagaagcattgcctTCTGGGGCCAACAGATGCAcggacagtctcacccatggtctcactggaggtcatggcagagggtgaaaatctcatgaaaatccatccataactttttgagttatgctgctgataaacaaactaacaaagccacctgatcacatgacctccttggcagaggtaattatTACTTAATTTTGTCAATGTGGAGCGTTGTATGCACACAGTGGAGACTAATGGgcccattcacagacacaggcTAGGAAAATTGtattaattctgtttttctttgagttAGCTTGACATCAGAGAAGAGGCAGCAGGACATTTCAAGCCGTATGGGGATATGCAGCTATACTATACTAGCTATCACTGATTATCACTTTAATAGGAACATAATTGTAGACACATACAGAGaaggtagtctgcagcattaaccccctcactcatggtgtcatacttggaaaaacatTTCCCCCTAAAATCAtgaaccaaaaaacaaaacatgcatagttataactttgcaatgaaacatgaacattatagaacagcACATGAGCAAATTCTTTTGCACAAAACaatcccagaagtccctgctccaggtgactgcttcctggaTCACCACAATATGATTATGAGTTACTTAATTTAACGCTTTAGGTTCAGAGATTACCTTTCTATTATacgaaaatgaaaataatagtaattattcagaaaataagatgtttttgacaCAGTATTTATATATTCAGCAATTTAATGAACTCTAATAAATATCAGTAAcgaaaaaagtcatccaaaatGCAGAAGACAATAACTAAGTTAACTGTTGATAACATTTCAGCACCCTTATTGTTTTCTATTCGATGATGATAAAGGATCAAGCCTAACTTGTTCCACATGTGATGTTTCATCTCTAGATGAATGCTGCTTGACTTTGCCAGGGAGGGGGAGGGGCACACCTTT from Cheilinus undulatus linkage group 13, ASM1832078v1, whole genome shotgun sequence includes:
- the LOC121519847 gene encoding mas-related G-protein coupled receptor member X2-like, translating into MLSALWFGTADWAVVGHHVPYTTPETAYDGAESWPDFKVKNGHVAPIYIINLLISDLIQFCCIIALETEPEEEKIILILSCVYDCGLFSSVCFMVCISLERYLLIAHPLWYRFRRTIRISVVVCVVVWIISLVLIFTVFFWVTGFVARIILSIFLIIPFPLFIFFLTGTLRALSTSVSVPSDEKRRIVAILVLVLLIYTLLFLPYIIDLTAETYISNITLCLLSNMSLKLSPLADLLLYVFIKKETFAKLWTSVCCCRKENNDTNNINTISLDHM